In Heyndrickxia vini, the sequence TTCATGTAGGAGCCTTTTCAAAGCCTGCTGAGACAAGATTTGCTCGAGAAATAGCTGAGAAATTTAACTTCAATTTCAGACTAGTTACTGATGATGAAGTAATAGAATTGTTCAATTTGAAAAAAACGCCGCATGAAGTTTTGGATTTTATAAAACATGACTTTAATAAATCTTACTCTATTGGTGCAACTCATATCATCATGAGGGCAGCAGTTGAAAACGCTGCAAAAGAACAAGGCATTAAAAAATTAGCCTATGGATTAATGACGGAAGATATAATGTCTTCTATTATTAAGGGTATATTTGTAGGTATGCCATTCAAAGGGCCTTTCAAAAATCAAATGGGTAATTTCGAGTTAGTATACCCTTTATGGCCAATATCTAAAAAGGAACTAACTCTTTACTTAGATGCAATTGTTCCTCATCACAATACACAAGGAAGCCCATCGGAATTTGAAAGAGGAGCATTATCACGTGATGTATATTATCTAATAACTGACACCTTAGAAAATATTCTACCGGGATTAGGTATGCAGCTATTTCAGGCACAAAAATCAACAAACACTTTTTTAACTCCATACACTTATCACGAATGCCAAAATTGTGGAGTGACCTACTCTTCATCATACAAACCCGAAATAGTTAGCAGCCAATTAAAAGAATATAAAGAAAATAATCCTGGGTTATGTGATCTATGTAATATTTTTGATGAACATAATTTAATAACAACTTGAAATCTATAAAGGATCCATTTATTTAGATATTATCTAGTAAGGTTTATAACAACCTTTACTACAACACTTTTTAGCTAGATGGATTATTAATACTACTAATTTTAAAAAAGTATTATTAATAGATTTTGTAAAGAGGGGATAACTTTAATGATTAAAGGCAATCGTAATGTTTTGTTAATTTTGGTTGCTACAAGTTTTAACTTTCTGGGGAATGGAATGCATTTAGTGGCAATATCATGGCTTATTTATGAAATTACAAAAAGTCCCTTATCTGTTGCCTTTTTGGTGACTCTTCAGTGGGTACCGGGAATAGTTTCCTCTTTTTTTACTGGATCTATAATTGATAATTTAAATAGAAAATATATATTAATATGTATGGATATTATTAGATGTATAACTGTCCTATCCTTACCAATATTATTTTATTCAACCGACTCTACAAAAGTGTGGGTTTTATATGCTGCTACTGTAATAATTACAATTTGTAGCAACTTCTTCCATCCGGCGCAAAAGGCTATACTAAAAGAGGTCATACCAGAGGATATATTTTTACGAGTAGTTAGTTTTAATTCCACTATTTTACAGTTAGGAGCAATTGTCGGTGCAGGCTCAGCAGGCTTTCTAATATCAATGTATTCTCCCTATGCTGTCTTTTTAATTGATTCCTGTACATTTTTAATTTCGGCAGTGTTATTGTCTTTTCTTCAATACAAAAGGTTATTAAAAAGAACAAACCATAAAGTAAGGCTTTCCTTTTATAAAGATTTAAAAATAGGTGCCTCTTACTTATTTCAAAGGAAAGTTTTGTTTACCCTTTATTTAATGGGGTTGATACCGTCTTTAGTAGTTAAAATAATTAACTCATTATTAAGTTCTTATACTGATACATCACTGCATATGGGTGTAAAAGAATATGGTATTTTGGACTCTGCTTTTGCAGTTGGAAGTGTTGTAACTGGTCTGTATTTGGTAGGTTTTGTTAAGAAGGGTGGTATGGAATCTACTTTCTACAATTACTCCTTTATCGGCATTGGTTTAAGTTTATTAATGCTTAGTATATTTCCTAATTATTATGTTGCAATAATAGGAATGGTAATATTAGGCGCAACGACCATGTTTGAAGTTGTTTCAAGAAGAACATTGGTAATGAAAAGTGTAGATGAGAATTATATGGGTAGGGTAGAAGGATTTTACTGGATGATTGTATCAAGTGTAACACCATTAGGTAACATTATTGCAAGTTTTATTGCAGATTTTACAGGTAGCAGAGCTGTCATATTGTCCTATGGATTAATCATGTTCATAATTTTTGTAACCCTATTTAAAGGAGGAAAGAGAAATTTTATAACTGAACTCACAAAAGAAGTGGATTTTAATACCATTAGAAAACAAAAACAAATCGAGAGCACAAATTAACTTTGAAAATTATATTAATTATTTTTTCTTTGATATACCTTTAAAAGTAATAAAGTAAGTTATTAACCTTTGCTTGAATCTTCAGAGTTATAAGGGACAGAAAAGACTACGATTAATATTTGTACTTTTCAATCTGTTTTTTTAAAATAAAATTCCTAAGAAAATTGTAGTGTCCCTTTTTGAATTTTTCCAAATATATTAGGATTTAGAGGTGAATAATGAAATATCAAATCCGTGAGGCTAATTTAAGTGATTATCAGAAAATTCAGCCGATACATAAAGAAGTTCATGACTTGCATGTTAACGGTAGACCTGATAAGTACAAACCATCAAATAATACTTTGGATTTTGACTATTTTAAATCATTGGTTTATGACAATAACTCTATAGTTTACATTATTGAAAGTGATGGGAAAATCATAGCCTTTACTTTCTTAAGAAAATATGAAGCAGCAGAGCGTGATACAATCGTAAAAAATACCTACGTTTTTATGGAAGACTTCGGTGTGGCAGGAAGCTTTAGAGGAGAAGGTTTTGGTAAATTACTTTTTAATAAAGCTATTGAGTTTGCAAAAAAAATAGGTGCAGTAAGTTTAGAACTCGGTGTGTGGGAATTTAATCGTCAGGCTATTAAGTTTTATGAAGCAATGGGGATGAAAACTCAAGCAAGAAAAATGGAAATTGAAATTTAAAAAAATGATTTTTGTTGAAATTGACTTTTATTTTTCTTTAGTCTAATAATAGCATAATCTTAGCTTAAATTTAAATATAGTAATCTTAATAAGAAAAGGATTTAGAAATACTTTTAGTGGAGTTTATATGGCTCCATTTTTTTCTGTGTAAATAAAATATGTGGGAATTTAATTGATATATACTGTAGGTAATTATCTACGAAAGGTGAGAGGTGAACATAGGGGAACTCACAAGGCGAATTCCAAAATAGTTATTTATGGGGAGAATTACCATAAAAGCGCACGTGAAAATTACTTTCTATAGCATTATCCAGCAAAAAAATTAGAAAAAAAACCTCTGCATTGAATAACTTTCTTTCATTGCTACAGCGTTGATTTGAAATTTTACAAGTTACTTATTAGATATCTAGATAAATAGGTGATTTCTTCTTCCTATTATATCTTTGACGAAATTAGTAATCATCAATTAAATGAAACTAAATCTATTGAAGATACGTTATAATAGTTGTATCCATAATTTTAAATTGTGGATGGTTAAACTATTTTTGGAGGACATGATGAGCGATTTTATTCAATCAATCTTAACCTTTTTGACGGATCTCGGTTATTTCGGTGTAGCACTAGGACTAATGATTGAAATTATTCCGAGTGAAATTGTGTTAGCGTATGCGGGCTATCTTGTATCGCAAGGACATATTAATTTTGTCGGTGCGGTCATCGCTGGTGTTATCGGTGGAACGATTGCGCAAATTTTCGTTTACTGGATTGGTGCGTATGGAGGAAGACCTTTCTTGAAAAAATACGGGAAATATATTTTTATCCATGAGAAGCATATTGATATTGCTGAAAAATGGTTTAATAAATATGGATCCGGCGTAATTTTTACAGCACGTTTTATACCAGTCGTGCGTCATGCCATTTCAATCCCAGCAGGTATTACGAAAATGTCGTTGAAAAAATTCACTATATATACGACATTAGCCATTATCCCGTGGTCGATCTTGTTTGTTGCTTTAGGGGACCAGCTATCATCAAATTGGAAGCATGTAGATGAATTTGCCAAACCATATATACAACCTGCTATGATCATTGCAATTGGATTGATTGTTTTATATTTTATTTATAAAATGTTTAAAAAAAAATAACAAAAGAAAGAATAGAATGTCTGAATCAATTAAGATTTAGGCATTTTTTTTAACCGAATTAAAGGGGAATTTAAGATGGAGGATGAAATATTTACATATGACATTAAAAGGAGTGAAGAAATATGAATTCATCAAAATTACGTGATCTATTATTATCAGAATTATACATCGCTGTTCGAACAACAAAGGAATTGCTGAAGAAAGTGTCTGAGGAGGATTTTTCCTATCAGCCAACTGAAAAGATGCGCACCTTATTGGAGCAAGCAAACCATTTAGTACAAATCCCTTTCGTTGATATCGCAATTGGACAAGAAAAAACAGAAGCTGAAATTAGACAACTTGAAAAAGAGTTATATTCGACCGATGTTATCAAACTTGGCGATGTAATGGAAAGAGGATTCCAAGAGTTAAAAGCGTATTATGAATCGCTTTCTGAAGAAGACTTTTTAGAAAAGGTAACGAAACCATTTTATTTTTCGCCTGATATGGCAGGGCATACGCAAGCGAAATGGTTGATTGAAACAACTACACATGCATTTCACCATCGCGGGCAATTTTTTAATTATTTAAAAGAGCTTGGTAAAGAAGTAAATATGTTTGATTTATATTAATGGAAAAATCCGTTGCAGAATGCAACGGATTTTTTATCGTTTTAATAAGATTCTATACGAGTCATTCGCCAATTTTTCTTGTACAACACTTCAATCATTTGATTTATCTTAGCCCTATCATTTAGTGCATTTTTTATAATTTGAACCTCATTTTTTGTAACAGAAAGTCCGAAATATTTTGCTAGTGTTTTTTCTACATTTGCACCTTTTGCAATTTCATTAGCGATTTCAGTTTCCATCCAAATACACCTCCATGAAATTCTTTAATAAAAGTTTAAATTTAAAATATTAAATTCGAATGAACTTAGATTTAAAATTTAGTAAAGATTTGACATGATTCAAATGTTTTAGCACATACTAAGTGACATAAATAGTGGAAGTGAAAAGATATTTTAGAATAGGGAATATATTGATAATTATTTGAATGTAATCCTTTTCGTTGTGAGTGAATTAATTTTATGTTTTAATTTTAAAGACCTTAAATTTTACTGAGAAAATATTGTTTGTTGTTCCGACCTTCATACATAATCAGTAGTAATCGATATTATATCGAAAAAGTAAACATGGGTATTTCAACATATGAAAAAACTTCTAGATGGAGGAAACAAAATGAAATATATTATTTCAATTATCGGTTTATTAATCGTCATAGGGTTAGCATTATTAGCGAGTAATAACCGTAAAAAAGTTAATTATAAACCGATTATTTTAATGGTAGTAATTCAAATTGTATTGGCGGCCTTATTGCTAAATACGAAGTTTGGATTAGTATTAATTAAAGCGATTGCAGAAATTTTCACGAAGCTGCTTGAATACGCTGGTGAAGGAATCTCCTTTGTATTCGGAGGAATTGCTAATAAAGGGGAAGCACCTTTCTTTTTAAACGTTCTCCTTCCGATTGTCTTTATTTCAGTATTGATAGGAATCTTTCAATATTTACGGATCCTTCCATTGATAATGAAAGGGATCGGTTTATTACTTAGTAAGATTAATGGGATGGGGAAACTGGAATCTTATAACGCCGTTGCCTCTGCTATGGTAGGACAATCCGAAGTATTTATAACGGTGAAAAAACAATTGAATCATCTCCCTCCACATCGTTTATATACGTTATGTGCGTCGGCTATGTCGACTGTTTCAATGTCTATTGTTGGCGCTTATATGACAATGATTGAACCAAAATATGTGGTTACGGCGCTCGTCATCAATTTATTTGGCGGATTTATCATCTCTTCGATTATTAATCCATACAAAGTTGATAGCAATGAGGATATTTTAGAAATTCAAGAAGAAAAGCAAAGTTTCTTTGAAATGCTAGGAGAATATATTCTTGATGGCTTTAAAGTAGCAATCATTGTTGGGGCAATGTTAATAGGATTTGTTGCGTTAATAGCAGCTATAAATAATGTGTTTGATTTGATCTTCGGTATTTCGTTCCAGCAAATCCTTGGCTATATTTTCTCCCCTGTTGCCTTTATTATGGGTATTCCTTGGGCAGATGCAGTGAAAGCGGGCGGAATCATGGCGACAAAGCTTGTAACCAATGAATTTGTGGCAATGATTGATCTGACCAAAATTCAATCAAGCTTTAGCTCGCGGACAATTGGTATCATCTCCGTGTTTCTCGTTTCCTTTGCAAACTTCTCATCCATTGGAATTATTGCAGGTGCAGTAAAGGGACTAAGTGAAAAACAAGGGAATACGGTTGCACGATTTGGATTAAAATTATTATATGGTGCTACACTTGTAAGTATATTATCTGCTATTATTGTCAGCTTTGTTTTATAATAAAAAAGGACTTATTTGTTTTTTGAGAGAACAAATGAGTCCTTTTTATTTTCATTAGAAAAAATTTTTCACAGTAGCGTTTCGGAGTATAAATTGGTAGACTTTTCAATATACACTACATCTATCAGTTATGAATGGAGATTAATATGAAGAACATATTAGTTGTTGATGACGAGAGAGAAATTGTAAATTTGATCACGATTTATCTGAAAAATGAAGGATTTCATGTGTTAAAAGCTCACAATGGGGTGGAAGCTCTAACGATTATGAATCATGAGCAGGTAGAGTTGATGATTATAGATATTATGATGCCTGAGATGGACGGGATGGAATTATGTCGCAGGATTAGGGAAAAGAATCAGGTTCCTATTATTATGTTGAGTGCAAAAGGGGAAGATATGGATAAAGTCCTTGGTCTTATGACGGGGGCGGATGATTATATGATTAAGCCATTCAATCCATTGGAGTTGATAGCTCGCGTAAAGTCATTATTAAGAAGATCCTACCAATATAAAATTGACACGCAGTCGAATGAAAGTGAAATTATCAGCATTCATTCACTTGAGATCAATCGCAGCTCACATCAAGTATTAAATGGTGGTATCCCGATTTCGCTAACGGCCAAAGAGTTTGATATTTTATATTTACTTGCTAGTCATCGAGGAAGGGTTTTTAGCACAGAAGAGATTTTTGAACGTGTATGGGATGAGAAATACTTTGCCTCTAATAATACGGTAATGGTTCATATTAGTCATCTAAGAGATAAATTGGAGAAGGAATTAGGTTATAAATTGATCAAAACCGTATGGGGGGTCGGTTACAAGATTGAAGAATAGGTTGATTAATCAAATACAAGGAAAGATTATGCTTCTTATTCTAAGCAGCTTAGTTTTATCTACAATTGTTTTCGCAATCCTTTTCGTCATATTATATATTTTGAAAAATATGTCGGTTATTCCTTATCGTGTATTATACAGTTTTTATCGATTCGATCAAAAATACGGTTATGCATATTTGGGAATGTTCATCTACTTTCTTTTATTTATCTTATTTGTACTCATCCTTAGTCGAGGATGGGGCAGGGACTTTAATAAGGTGTTGGAGGGGACGAAAAAAATATCCGAAGGTGAACTTGATTTTCAAGTTCCCGTTTATTCAAATAATGAATTAGGGGAAATGGCAGGGAATATTAATCGGATTTCCGAACAATTGCACCATTCAATACAAGAGGAACGGCGGGCAGTACAAGGGAAGAACGAATTAATTACGAATGTCTCACATGATCTCAGGACCCCTCTAACATCAATTATGGGGTACTTGCGTTTAATTGAAGAGGATCGCTATAAGGATGAGGTCGAGCTTCGTTATTACGTGAATATCGCGTATGAAAAGGCTATGAACCTAGAACGAATGGTTAGTGATTTATTTGAATACACCCGTGTAAACTTTGGTACTCAGCGGTTAGAAAAAATCGAAATTGACTTAATCCAGCTGTTATCTCAAATTACCGCTCAGTTTATTCCGATTCTTGAAGAGGCAGATATGGCGATTAATTTTATCGCTGTAGATGAAAATATTATGATTAAAGCGGATGCGGATAAATTAGTGAGGGTATTTGAAAATTTAATCTCTAATGGGATGAAGTATGGGAAAGAGGGCAAGAAAATTTTGTTAAGGGCTAAAAAAATGGATGGCCAGGCTATAGTCGAGGTCACTAATTATGGGGAACCGATTTCCTCTGCTGACCTTCCATATATTTTTGACCGGTTTTATCGAGTCGAGAAATCCCGCTCATTAGACACTGGTGGTTCGGGACTTGGTCTTGCCATTACGAAAAGTATTGTCGAACAGCATGATGGTCATATAGAAGTAACGAGTAATAAACAAGAAACAAATTTCACCATTACACTCCCATTAAATCAAATCGCCTATATTGAATAGGTGATTTTTTTTCTTAAGAAAGACTTAAGAAATATTTACATACCACTTAAACTTCACGTTTTATAGTTAAGAAAATGATTTTTAATTAAGGGGCGTTAGTGGTGAAAAAGTTTCTTATTTTATGTGTTGTGCTTTTTATAAGCGGCATTTTATATAAATATCCTGAGTATTTGAAAAAACCGTTCGGTCTTCATTTTGATTCTAATAAAAATTTGATTCAAGGAAAGGCAGGCGTACTGATGGACGAGAGTAGTGGGAAAATCCTTTATGCTAAAAATGCAAATGAACGATTATATCCTGCTAGTACGACAAAAATATTAACCGCATTGATTGCTTTGGAAAAGGCAAATGTAAATGCATCAGTGCGAATAGGAAATGAAGTATTATTAAGAGAACCTGAGGAAAGTTCTGCCGGGTTGAAACCAGGGCAGGTGCTCCCGTTAAAAGTGTTGTTACGAGCAATGTTACTCCCATCCGGGAATGATGCAGCAAGAGCAATCGCTGTCTATATCGCCAAAAAGGATAATAACCAGCCAAATATGTCTTCAGAAGCTGCGTTGGACTACTTTTCCAAATTAATGAACGCGAAAGCAAAGCAAATCGGAGCAACCCATTCACATTTTGTCAACCCACATGGACTACATAATCCTAATCATTATTCAACTGCTCAAGATTTGGCAAAGATTGCAAGAGAGGCGAGAAAATTCAAGGAATTTCGAAAAATCGTTAGTGAAGAGGTGTATAAAGACTCGTCCGAAACCTTTTATAATCGTAATGAGCTTGTAAATCGTAGCAGCCAGCATTATTTTGATGGAGCGGATGGGATAAAAACAGGATTTACAGATGAAGCAGGTTACTGTTTAGTTTCATCTGCTTCAAGAAACGGAAAAAAACTAATTGCAGTCGTGTTGCATTCTTCAAAAGAAAATGTATGGAATGATTCCACCGCCATGTTGGAATATGGATTTCAAGAGAAGTATGCAGAAAAATAGGCTATCAGTAGTTCTATGCTACACTTTAATAAAGCAACTTTTTCATCATTCTGATAGCATTCTTATTTAAAGGGGAGAGGATCTTGAAAAAACGAATTGTTCTTTCATGGAGTGGGGGGAAAGATAGTTGTCAAGCATTGTATGAATTGGTGAAACAAGGGTATGAAATAGCTTGTCTTGTTACTACTGCTCCGAAGGAAATGGGCTTAACCTTTGCGCATGGGGAAAGAATCGAATTAATCGAAGCGCAAGCAAGATCGCTTCGGATTCCAGTCTACGTTATACATTGTTCTTTCGATAGCTATACGGATGACTTCCACAGAGAAATAATAAAGCTAAAGGAAATTTACCAATTAGATGCTATTGCCTTTGGTGATTTATACTTAGATGGGCATCGGGAATGGGGCGAAAAATTAGCGAAAGGCGCGGAACTTGAAGCTCTTTACCCATTATGGATGAGACAAGAGAATGCCATTTGCGCGCTTTCTACTTTTATCGATACAGGTTACCAAGCAATAGTTATCAGAACGATGCATAATCAAGTTCCGGATAAATGGCTTGGAAAACGAATCGATAAAGAATTTTGGAAGGAAATTCAAACGTATGATGTATGTCCGATGGGTGAATCGGGTGAATACCATACATTTGTTTTTGATGGACCATTGTTTCATGAGAAAATAAACTTTCGAACCAGTTCAAAAATCGTTCAGGATCACTCTACTAAACTGGACATTTTTCTAAATGATTAAAAAAATGAATTGAGAGGAATATTTTCACTTTATGATAATAAATATTCCTCGTAAGAAACCACACTATTTATTGTTTCAATAGGCTAATTTCTAAAAAATATTGTTACTTCTAACGGTAATAAAAGCGCAGAGTGGATTGAAGCGGAAGGCACTTGACTCCTGCAGGATTAGCTGGAAAGATGAGACCCCGCAGGGAGCGAAGCGACGAGGAGGCTCATCACCAGCCCTGCGGAAAGCAAGTGCCTGTAGCGGAAAGGAACGGTCTATTACGAAAGCTTTTTAAACATGAAAAATACTATCTAAAACGGCTAATGGATGTTCATAACGACGTCCAAACTCACTTCCGGTATAAAAATACTCAGGTGTTTCCAAATAACTTGAAAGTGTTTGTTCCTTTTTAATCTCCCATTTAAGCTGGTCAATCATATGATCAAACGTATAGGAAGCTGACTGATTAGGAGTATTATATTTAACAGAAATAGAAGCGATTTGCTCTCTATCTTTCATGATAAAAATATCATTTCCGTCATTAGTAAAGGCCTTAAATTCTAATGAATCATAAGCAGCCGTGACTGAATGGTGACTTGTCCTAACAACAAATCCTCTCTCTCTAAAATAATCTTCAAAAGAAGCAAGAAATTCATCGACTTTGATTTTCATTCCGGTCAATACATTGTTTTCATAGAGTTGTTTGTTCTTTTCTTTTAAGTGAATCAATTCCGCTTGTAAGTCTTTTATTTCCGTAGTACTCATATCATCATATCTCCTTTTTTATTTCTTCCTTTAATTTTATCAAAAAAATACGGTAGGCAACAAAATGTAATGATTCATATGGTGGTATAGGAGGTGGTACGAATGGTATATGAAATACATGTGTCTACATCTAAGCGTCGCTTAGCACTTTTGAATAACGGCCGGGTAGTTAAAATCTATCCAATCGGTGTGGGGAAAATGTTAACACCAACGCCGAAGGGTACGTATAGAATCATTAATAAGCAGCCAAATCCGGGCGGACCATTTGGAGTAATGTGGATGGGACTATCAAAACCACATTACGGAATTCATGGAACGAATAATCCTGCATCAATCGGGAAACTGGTCTCCCATGGTTGCATTAGAATGTATAACCAAGATGTTTTATCCCTATCTAAAATAGTGCCGATTGGGACGAAGGTAAGGATAAGTCAGTCATGATTTTACACTCAATGGAAATTATGTAGCCCTAAAAAATAAAGTGAACAAAAAGATAAGATAAATATAAGGTTCTTCTTTGGAGTATGAAGAATATAAATTTTATAAAGGGTTCACTTGAAGGGAGGATAGGTGTCAAGCCAAATCAATTTTGTTTAAACGAAACGCAAATTCTTGGATACCAAGTGTGAAAGATAAACAAAATGGTCCAAATGAATAAAGAAAGGGAAATGGAATCATGGTCTTTGAACCTATTCAAATTAATCTTAGTGAATTGAAAATCAATAGTTGTGACCATTCGAGTGCAATTACTCTAGGATCTGCAGTTATCGTTGGCAGAAGAGTGGTTGCAAAGAAAAACCAACCAATTGGTCAACTTTTATCAGATCGTACCACTGTTATATCCTCTAAAAGTTTTACAATTGATGACGATATTGAAGACTTCTTTCGCACAAAAGGCATATAATCAATTAACCCTGTCCCTTTAGGTCGATGGTCTGATATAAAACATAGGAGGTACGAATATGTTATTTGCACCAGCAGTGATTAATCTTCAGACCTTTAAACTGAATTCAATAGATCACACAGCGGTATTAAATATCGGGCAATGCCAGCTATTAGATATTTTTGTCGCCTATAAAAGGAATCAAGGAATTGGAGAACAAAACGGTGATGGGGTTCGAATAATTTTACCTGTTTCATCCGTGTTAGACTCAGATTTCATTGATAGTCCTGCAGTTAAAAATAGTATTGTTTAGTTTGATGTCGTAAATAAGGAGTGACATGTATGTTTTTTTTCACACCTATGGTTGTTAATCTTCTCGGATTTAAAATTAATTCAGTCGATAACTCCTCTGTTATAAACGCTGGGCCAGTTCAATCAATTGATCAATTTACGGCTTATAAGCGAAACCAAGCTTTTGGAGAATTAAACGGTGATTTATCTCCAACCACTTTGCCTATTACAGCAATTGTTGATCCGGACGTAAGTGACAGCCCCGCTGTTAAAAATAGTGTTATTTAGTCGTACTTTTTCTAATTGTATAAGTTCAGCTAAATAAATTTAACAAATTTTTAAAAGGCTATTGACTTATTATATTTTTCGAAATAATATTAAGACTATTAAATTACAAAATTAAATAAAATGACTATGACTTATCCAGAGAGGTGGAGGGACTGGCCCTTTGAAGCCTCGGCAACGGGTTTGCATTTATGCAAATACCGTGCTAATTCCTGCGAATCGGGGTTTTTTCGATTCGAAAGATAAGAAGTAGATCGGTTAGTTTATACGAACCCTTCTTCTTATCTGTTCTTGGATAAGAAGAAGGGTTTTTTATTTATTGAAAGGGAGGATCAAGCAACATGATTAAATTTGAAGGTGTAGGCAAAGTGTTTCAGTCAAAAGGCAGAGAAGTGGCAGCTGTGCAGGATGTTTCTCTTTCAATCGAAAAGGGTGAAATATTTGGTGTAATTGGTTTTAGTGGTGCTGGAAAAAGTACTTTGCTTCGACTGGTAAATCTTTTAGAAAGGCCAACATCAGGAAAGGTAATTGTTAACGAACAAGAAAATCTCTCCCTATCAGAGAAGGAACTTCGAAAGATGAGACAAAGAATCGGAATGATCTTCCAAACCTTTAATCTATTTAACTCAAGAACGGTGTTCGGAAATGTTGCCTATCCGTTAAAAATAGCAAAAGTGCCGAAACAGGAGATTAATAGAAGAGTAACGGAACTGTTGCAATTTGTCGGGTTAGCTGATAAAGCAAATTATTATCCTGAACAACTGTCAGGAGGACAAAAGCAGAGGGTGGGAATTGCGAGAGCACTAGCCACTTCACCAGACATTTTAATTTGTGATGAAGCGACATCGGCTCTTGATCCGGAAACAACGAGCGATATTTTGACACTATTGAAGAGGGTAAATGAGGAATATAATGTGACGATACTATTGATTACTCATGAAATGCAAGTTATTCGAACAATATGTGATCGTGTTGCTGTGATGGAGAATGGACGAGTGATTGAAGAAGGTAGCGTCTTTAATCTTTTTACTAATCCTACAACTAAAACAACAAAAAACTTTATTAGCTCCGTCCTAAACGACAAAATCTCACCGCAACTTTTTGAAAAATTGTGCGGAAATAAGTCTAGTCATCTATACCGGATTATTTTTACCGGTGAAGAGACGAGTAAACCATTGCTATCAAACATTGCAAAGTCCTTTGAAGTAGATGTAAATATTCTTTATGGAAATATTAGCGAAATACAGGAAGTTCTCTTTGGTAATTTAATTGTTGAGTTACAAGGGAATCAAGTAGAGATAGGAAGAGCTGTTAATCATTTGAAACAATATGTAGAAGTGCAGGAGGTTACAAGTCATGCAAGTTGATTGGAGTACATTTTGGCCAAGGATATTCCAAGCATCCGGTCAAACGATAACAATGG encodes:
- a CDS encoding GNAT family N-acetyltransferase yields the protein MKYQIREANLSDYQKIQPIHKEVHDLHVNGRPDKYKPSNNTLDFDYFKSLVYDNNSIVYIIESDGKIIAFTFLRKYEAAERDTIVKNTYVFMEDFGVAGSFRGEGFGKLLFNKAIEFAKKIGAVSLELGVWEFNRQAIKFYEAMGMKTQARKMEIEI
- a CDS encoding DedA family protein, giving the protein MSDFIQSILTFLTDLGYFGVALGLMIEIIPSEIVLAYAGYLVSQGHINFVGAVIAGVIGGTIAQIFVYWIGAYGGRPFLKKYGKYIFIHEKHIDIAEKWFNKYGSGVIFTARFIPVVRHAISIPAGITKMSLKKFTIYTTLAIIPWSILFVALGDQLSSNWKHVDEFAKPYIQPAMIIAIGLIVLYFIYKMFKKK
- a CDS encoding MFS transporter — its product is MIKGNRNVLLILVATSFNFLGNGMHLVAISWLIYEITKSPLSVAFLVTLQWVPGIVSSFFTGSIIDNLNRKYILICMDIIRCITVLSLPILFYSTDSTKVWVLYAATVIITICSNFFHPAQKAILKEVIPEDIFLRVVSFNSTILQLGAIVGAGSAGFLISMYSPYAVFLIDSCTFLISAVLLSFLQYKRLLKRTNHKVRLSFYKDLKIGASYLFQRKVLFTLYLMGLIPSLVVKIINSLLSSYTDTSLHMGVKEYGILDSAFAVGSVVTGLYLVGFVKKGGMESTFYNYSFIGIGLSLLMLSIFPNYYVAIIGMVILGATTMFEVVSRRTLVMKSVDENYMGRVEGFYWMIVSSVTPLGNIIASFIADFTGSRAVILSYGLIMFIIFVTLFKGGKRNFITELTKEVDFNTIRKQKQIESTN
- a CDS encoding sensor histidine kinase, producing the protein MKNRLINQIQGKIMLLILSSLVLSTIVFAILFVILYILKNMSVIPYRVLYSFYRFDQKYGYAYLGMFIYFLLFILFVLILSRGWGRDFNKVLEGTKKISEGELDFQVPVYSNNELGEMAGNINRISEQLHHSIQEERRAVQGKNELITNVSHDLRTPLTSIMGYLRLIEEDRYKDEVELRYYVNIAYEKAMNLERMVSDLFEYTRVNFGTQRLEKIEIDLIQLLSQITAQFIPILEEADMAINFIAVDENIMIKADADKLVRVFENLISNGMKYGKEGKKILLRAKKMDGQAIVEVTNYGEPISSADLPYIFDRFYRVEKSRSLDTGGSGLGLAITKSIVEQHDGHIEVTSNKQETNFTITLPLNQIAYIE
- a CDS encoding response regulator transcription factor, whose protein sequence is MEINMKNILVVDDEREIVNLITIYLKNEGFHVLKAHNGVEALTIMNHEQVELMIIDIMMPEMDGMELCRRIREKNQVPIIMLSAKGEDMDKVLGLMTGADDYMIKPFNPLELIARVKSLLRRSYQYKIDTQSNESEIISIHSLEINRSSHQVLNGGIPISLTAKEFDILYLLASHRGRVFSTEEIFERVWDEKYFASNNTVMVHISHLRDKLEKELGYKLIKTVWGVGYKIEE
- a CDS encoding DinB family protein → MNSSKLRDLLLSELYIAVRTTKELLKKVSEEDFSYQPTEKMRTLLEQANHLVQIPFVDIAIGQEKTEAEIRQLEKELYSTDVIKLGDVMERGFQELKAYYESLSEEDFLEKVTKPFYFSPDMAGHTQAKWLIETTTHAFHHRGQFFNYLKELGKEVNMFDLY
- a CDS encoding NupC/NupG family nucleoside CNT transporter; this encodes MKYIISIIGLLIVIGLALLASNNRKKVNYKPIILMVVIQIVLAALLLNTKFGLVLIKAIAEIFTKLLEYAGEGISFVFGGIANKGEAPFFLNVLLPIVFISVLIGIFQYLRILPLIMKGIGLLLSKINGMGKLESYNAVASAMVGQSEVFITVKKQLNHLPPHRLYTLCASAMSTVSMSIVGAYMTMIEPKYVVTALVINLFGGFIISSIINPYKVDSNEDILEIQEEKQSFFEMLGEYILDGFKVAIIVGAMLIGFVALIAAINNVFDLIFGISFQQILGYIFSPVAFIMGIPWADAVKAGGIMATKLVTNEFVAMIDLTKIQSSFSSRTIGIISVFLVSFANFSSIGIIAGAVKGLSEKQGNTVARFGLKLLYGATLVSILSAIIVSFVL